A region from the Aegilops tauschii subsp. strangulata cultivar AL8/78 chromosome 5, Aet v6.0, whole genome shotgun sequence genome encodes:
- the LOC109763713 gene encoding ribulose bisphosphate carboxylase small subunit, chloroplastic 3, with protein sequence MAPTVMASSATSVAPFQGLKSTAGLPVSRRSNGASLGSVSNGGRIRCMQVWPIEGIKKFETLSYLPPLSTEALLKQVDYLIRSKWVPCLEFSKVGFIFREHNASPGYYDGRYWTMWKLPMFGCTDATQVINEVEEVKKEYPDAYVRIIGFDNMRQVQCVSFIAFKPPGCEESGKA encoded by the exons ATGGCCCCCACCGTGATGGCCTCGTCGGCCACCTCCGTCGCTCCTTTCCAGGGGCTCAAGTCCACCGCCGGCCTCCCCGTCAGCCGCCGCTCCAACGGCGCTAGCCTCGGCAGCGTCAGCAACGGTGGAAGGATCAGGTGCATGCAG GTGTGGCCCATCGAGGGCATCAAGAAGTTCGAGACCCTGTCCTACTTGCCACCGCTCAGCACGGAGGCCCTCCTTAAGCAGGTCGACTACCTGATCCGCTCCAAGTGGGTGCCTTGCCTCGAGTTCAGCAAGGTTGGGTTCATCTTCCGTGAGCACAACGCATCCCCTGGGTACTACGATGGCCGGTACTGGACAATGTGGAAGCTGCCTATGTTCGGATGCACCGACGCCACGCAGGTGATCAACGAGGTGGAGGAGGTCAAGAAGGAGTACCCTGACGCCTATGTCCGCATCATCGGATTCGACAACATGCGTCAGGTGCAGTGCGTCAGCTTCATCGCCTTCAAGCCACCGGGCTGCGAGGAGTCCGGCAAGGCCTAA